CAGCCAATCATTGTAAAAGACCTTAAAAAGAAGATGGTCTTCATTGCGGGCCCCCGACAATGTGGTAAGACCACCCTTGCCAAGAGCGTGGCAAAAGAAACCCTTTGGGAAAACACCTATTACAATTGGGACATTGATGAACACCGTCGAAAACTCCTCAAGAATGAATTGAATGCCTCTTCCCGTCTGTGGCTTTTGGATGAAATTCATAAATTTCGAAGATGGAAGAATTGGCTGAAGGGGCTCTTTGACGAATATCATCCCAAGCACGCAATGCTCGTCACAGGAAGCGCCATGCTGGATGCCTACAGTCGAGGGGGAGATTCCCTCCAAGGACGTTACTACTTTCATCATCTGCATCCATTTACATTGGCAGAATTACTGCATCCCAAAACACCTCCCGCACTTGAGGAGATGTTTGCCTTCCAGAATCCGGTCCCAAAATCAGCCGAAGAGGTATTAAAGAATCTATTGATTTTGGGAGGGTTTCCCGAACCTTTTTCTTCTGGTTCAGAGAAAGAAGCGGCTCGGTGGCGTCTCTCATACGGGACACAAATCATTCGACAAGAAATCCGCTCTCTGGAAGGGGTTCAAGATCTTGACAAAATGGAACTCTTGTTTGATCGTCTACCCGCCGTGATTGGTTCTGTCCTGTCCATCAATAGTTTGAGAGAAGATCTTGAAGTTGCCTTTGAGACCGTTCGAAACTGGCTCAAGATTTTCGAGCGCATGTACGCTGTTTTCAGAATACCTCCCTTTGGCCCTCCCAGAATCAAGGCTGTCAAAAAAGAACAAAAATTGTATTTTTGGGATTGGGCAAGGGCTGAGTTTGAAAGTCAAAAACTGGAGAATCTCGTCGCTTCTCACCTCTTGCGCTTCGTTCACTGGCGCGAGGATGTGGAAGGTGAAAAATGGGAATTACGTTTCTTTAGAGATGTTGTCGGACACGAAGTAGATTTTATTCTCTTACGCAAAGGGAAACCCTGGTGCGCCATCGAGGTCAAAACTCAAGAACGGCCTTTAGACCCCAACTTAAAATATCTCTTGGAACGCACCCAAATCCCTTATGCCTTTCAAATCAGCCTCAAGGGAAATTCCGATTGGGAACCTCCCAAAATCAATGGCACCGCTGTTCGAATCATGCCTGCAGCCAAATTCCTAGCGAACTTGGTTTAGCTTATCTTCCTCGTTTAGGCATCCGATAGCATTTTAACGATCATGGTCCAATTCCGCGTCGTCGCTGAAACTCCCATCTCTTTTTCAATCCACTGATTGGGGAAACCAAATCTTCCACTTCCAAAAGCTAATCCTAAACTGAACACCGTTTGATTTTCAATTTCTAAAACCTCAATGTCCTTTTTGGGAGAAAGAAATGGAAGTTTCGATTTGCTTTTTGGCTCACAAGATAAGAAAGTAACATACCTCTTCGCCAAAACATCTTCTCTAATTTTTCGAAAAGGATTCTTATTAATCATATCTTCCAGTTCTTCCATTGTCCGTAAGAAAACACTGACTTCACCCCCTGCCAAAGAACAAAGCTCCTTTTCAATACGTTGCGTTAGAAGAGCGTTGTTCTTCTTTGAAGATTCAAAAACTACATTTCCACTTTGAATGTGAGTCGTTATGTTTTTGAAACCCAATGATGCAAACATCTGGCTCAAGTCTTCCATTTTAATAGACTTATGGCCACCCACATTAATGCCCCGTAGAAATGCTGCATATTTCATCACTTTTATAACCCTCATTATGATTCAAACAAAAGTTTTCTTTCTTGAGTATTTAATTCTCTCCACTGGCCAGCAGGCAAGTTTGCCAATTGAAAAGCTCCCATCGCCACACGAATCAAACGAAGCGTTGGGAATCCTTGCGACGCCGTCATATGACGGACTTGCCGATTTTTCCCTTCAAACAATTTAAGTTCAATCCAACTTGTTGGAATAGAGATCCGAAAACGAATGGGAGGATTGCGTGGAGGATAGCCCGGTTCAATTAACAAACTGGCTTTGCAAGGTTTCGTTTTATAGCCTTGAATCATCACCCCTTTTCTTAAATGACTCATTGCCTCTTCCGTCGCAATCCCCTCGACCTGCGCATGGTAAATTCTCTCATGCGCATGACGCGGATAAAGAAGCCATTCATCCCACTCTTTCTCATCACTCAAAAGCAGCAACCCCTCGCTGTCCCAATCCAACCTCCCCACCGCATAAACATCTTTCGGAAATCCAAACTCCGCCAAAGTCCGATGCTGGGAATTTCCAGCTGTAAACTTCGAAAGAACACCATGGGGTTTATGA
This is a stretch of genomic DNA from Chlamydiota bacterium. It encodes these proteins:
- a CDS encoding ATP-binding protein — encoded protein: MIARRLQPIIVKDLKKKMVFIAGPRQCGKTTLAKSVAKETLWENTYYNWDIDEHRRKLLKNELNASSRLWLLDEIHKFRRWKNWLKGLFDEYHPKHAMLVTGSAMLDAYSRGGDSLQGRYYFHHLHPFTLAELLHPKTPPALEEMFAFQNPVPKSAEEVLKNLLILGGFPEPFSSGSEKEAARWRLSYGTQIIRQEIRSLEGVQDLDKMELLFDRLPAVIGSVLSINSLREDLEVAFETVRNWLKIFERMYAVFRIPPFGPPRIKAVKKEQKLYFWDWARAEFESQKLENLVASHLLRFVHWREDVEGEKWELRFFRDVVGHEVDFILLRKGKPWCAIEVKTQERPLDPNLKYLLERTQIPYAFQISLKGNSDWEPPKINGTAVRIMPAAKFLANLV
- a CDS encoding DUF1697 domain-containing protein; protein product: MKYAAFLRGINVGGHKSIKMEDLSQMFASLGFKNITTHIQSGNVVFESSKKNNALLTQRIEKELCSLAGGEVSVFLRTMEELEDMINKNPFRKIREDVLAKRYVTFLSCEPKSKSKLPFLSPKKDIEVLEIENQTVFSLGLAFGSGRFGFPNQWIEKEMGVSATTRNWTMIVKMLSDA
- a CDS encoding pseudouridine synthase; this encodes MILAFHKPHGVLSKFTAGNSQHRTLAEFGFPKDVYAVGRLDWDSEGLLLLSDEKEWDEWLLYPRHAHERIYHAQVEGIATEEAMSHLRKGVMIQGYKTKPCKASLLIEPGYPPRNPPIRFRISIPTSWIELKLFEGKNRQVRHMTASQGFPTLRLIRVAMGAFQLANLPAGQWRELNTQERKLLFES